From Chloroflexota bacterium, one genomic window encodes:
- a CDS encoding adenine deaminase — MTDQPAASASATPATYDLLIRGGSVVSVFTGEVFPADVVLRGEDIAGVLPPGSVDAGLAADVLDAAGQTIAPGFIDAHIHVESTFVTPAAFAWLTLPRGTTTVLADPHEIVNVAGAPGLRWMIEAGHGTGQTILYGVPSCVPALLGFETAGAELSAEDISEMLDWPGVIGLGEVMDYRAVVRGDERMRGIVKAARDKGKLIDGHCTNLSGVDLSRYLAEGIDSDHTKNPVEIHIEKARMGMLVMIQEKSVRPELFEQLAALPIQPPLCLVTDDVAPDAIVERGHLDHVARCAVQAGMPVLEALRAMTWTPAQRLRLYDRGIVSPGKRADLVLLPDLAQFAPSAVISGGRVVARDGMAVLPEPQDAALPFRDTVKVGGVTPDDFRWRLDVPAGHIDLTAIRANPVDTATRPDRITLPVEEGEVQWEGQATLLSIVERHGRGATRACAPLLGFTLGDGAVATTYSHDSHNLTAIGTSTEAMALAANTVIQAGGGIAVVHNGRVTALLRLPVGGLMSDRPIAEVVTAAKEVRAALHAWGYRHANAFMSVSTLSLPVSPALKLTDQGLVDVDRRAWADAVASHV; from the coding sequence ATGACCGATCAGCCCGCCGCCTCCGCGTCAGCCACGCCCGCCACCTACGATCTGCTCATCCGAGGCGGCAGCGTCGTCTCAGTCTTCACCGGCGAGGTCTTTCCTGCCGACGTCGTGCTTCGCGGCGAGGATATCGCGGGCGTGCTGCCGCCCGGCAGCGTCGATGCCGGCCTGGCCGCCGACGTGCTCGACGCCGCCGGCCAGACCATCGCGCCGGGCTTCATCGACGCCCACATCCACGTCGAGAGCACCTTTGTCACGCCGGCCGCCTTCGCGTGGCTCACGCTGCCGCGCGGCACCACCACGGTGCTGGCCGACCCCCACGAGATCGTCAACGTGGCCGGCGCGCCCGGCCTCCGCTGGATGATCGAGGCCGGCCACGGGACCGGCCAGACCATCCTCTACGGCGTGCCGTCCTGCGTGCCGGCCCTGCTCGGCTTCGAGACGGCCGGTGCGGAGCTATCCGCCGAGGACATCTCCGAGATGCTGGACTGGCCGGGCGTCATCGGGCTGGGCGAGGTCATGGACTACCGCGCCGTGGTGCGCGGCGACGAGCGCATGCGCGGCATCGTCAAGGCGGCCCGCGACAAGGGCAAGCTGATCGACGGCCACTGCACCAACCTGAGCGGCGTCGATCTCAGCCGCTACCTCGCGGAGGGCATCGACTCCGACCACACCAAGAACCCCGTCGAGATCCACATCGAGAAGGCGCGGATGGGGATGCTGGTGATGATCCAGGAGAAGAGCGTCCGCCCGGAGCTGTTCGAGCAGCTGGCGGCGCTGCCGATCCAGCCGCCACTCTGCCTCGTGACGGACGACGTGGCCCCGGATGCTATCGTGGAGCGGGGCCACCTGGACCACGTCGCGCGGTGCGCCGTGCAGGCCGGGATGCCGGTGCTGGAAGCGCTGCGGGCGATGACCTGGACGCCGGCCCAGCGCCTGCGTCTCTACGACCGGGGCATCGTCTCGCCGGGCAAGCGGGCCGACCTCGTGCTGCTGCCCGATCTGGCCCAGTTCGCTCCGTCCGCGGTCATCTCCGGCGGCCGGGTGGTGGCGCGCGACGGCATGGCCGTCCTGCCCGAGCCGCAAGATGCCGCGCTGCCGTTCCGCGACACCGTCAAGGTCGGTGGGGTGACGCCGGACGACTTCCGCTGGCGCCTGGACGTGCCGGCCGGGCACATCGACCTGACCGCTATTCGCGCCAACCCGGTGGACACGGCCACCCGCCCGGACCGGATCACGCTGCCCGTCGAGGAGGGCGAGGTGCAGTGGGAGGGGCAGGCCACCCTGCTCTCGATCGTCGAGCGGCACGGGCGCGGCGCGACGCGGGCCTGCGCGCCCCTGCTCGGCTTCACGCTGGGGGATGGCGCGGTCGCCACGACCTACTCGCACGACAGCCACAACCTGACGGCTATCGGCACCAGCACCGAGGCGATGGCGCTGGCGGCCAACACCGTCATTCAGGCCGGCGGCGGCATCGCGGTGGTGCACAACGGCCGGGTGACGGCGCTGCTGCGGCTGCCCGTCGGCGGCCTGATGTCCGACCGCCCGATTGCCGAGGTGGTGACAGCAGCGAAGGAGGTGCGGGCGGCCCTCCACGCCTGGGGGTATCGCCACGCCAACGCGTTCATGAGCGTCT